One region of Streptomyces sp. CG4 genomic DNA includes:
- a CDS encoding DUF397 domain-containing protein translates to MTRTPDLSTAVWRKSSYSEGGDNDCVEVADGYPGIVPVRDSKVPSAHPLIFSATSWDAFVRGAKETA, encoded by the coding sequence ATGACGCGCACCCCCGATCTCAGCACCGCCGTGTGGCGCAAGTCGAGCTACAGCGAAGGGGGAGACAATGACTGCGTCGAGGTCGCCGACGGCTACCCCGGCATCGTCCCCGTCCGCGACAGCAAGGTTCCCTCCGCCCACCCGCTGATCTTCTCGGCGACGTCCTGGGACGCCTTCGTGCGCGGCGCGAAGGAGACGGCGTGA
- a CDS encoding DUF397 domain-containing protein: protein MIFDPGTAAWRKSSYSDGGGTNCVEVADGYPGVVPVRDSKTPDGTALVLTASAWTAFVAAAVQSAC from the coding sequence GTGATCTTCGATCCCGGCACCGCCGCCTGGCGCAAGTCGAGCTACAGCGACGGGGGCGGCACGAACTGCGTCGAAGTCGCCGACGGCTACCCCGGTGTCGTCCCGGTCCGCGACAGCAAGACCCCCGACGGCACCGCGCTCGTCCTCACGGCATCGGCGTGGACAGCGTTCGTGGCGGCGGCGGTCCAGAGCGCCTGCTGA
- a CDS encoding Uma2 family endonuclease has protein sequence MEVASPGHRNLERDRMRKRREYARAGIPVYVLIDDYDGQGSVTLFTVPRPDKADWEDIHRVPYGTEITSPEGPAKGFVIGEAITGPKRK, from the coding sequence GTGGAAGTGGCCTCCCCCGGCCACCGCAACCTGGAACGCGACCGCATGCGAAAGCGCCGCGAGTACGCCCGCGCCGGCATCCCCGTCTACGTGCTCATCGACGACTACGACGGTCAGGGCTCCGTCACCCTTTTCACCGTTCCCCGTCCCGACAAGGCCGACTGGGAGGACATTCACCGCGTCCCCTACGGCACCGAGATCACCAGCCCCGAAGGTCCCGCCAAGGGATTCGTCATCGGTGAGGCCATCACCGGGCCCAAGCGGAAGTGA
- a CDS encoding helix-turn-helix domain-containing protein, giving the protein MDEDVDAKPVSGRAMLGQTLRVLREKAGKSLGQPADETGYDKGYLSRLESGERLSKATVMEDLDGYYGTGDLLVCLWKATRLDAFKDQYKEFMGLEATARIMWKFSPGIPGLLQTEDFARGVLSGVQTTADGDEAVEEQVAARLGRQYLLRQKPEPEVRIAMDEFALRRPAAWGKTWHDQLLHLEAAALWPNVTLQVLPFSAGAHHHMNGSLTLLWQRDGSAVAYKEGNGCSRLIEDPDEVLRQRLSYDRLRDLALSPSDSLAFIRDVLEEHRS; this is encoded by the coding sequence GTGGACGAAGACGTTGACGCGAAGCCGGTTTCCGGGCGGGCCATGCTGGGGCAGACGCTGCGGGTGCTGCGCGAGAAGGCCGGGAAGTCACTGGGGCAGCCGGCCGACGAGACCGGGTACGACAAGGGCTACTTGAGCCGCTTGGAGTCCGGGGAGCGGCTGTCCAAGGCGACCGTCATGGAGGACCTGGACGGGTATTACGGCACCGGTGACCTGCTGGTCTGCCTCTGGAAAGCGACTCGGCTGGACGCGTTCAAGGACCAGTACAAGGAGTTCATGGGGCTGGAGGCGACTGCGCGGATCATGTGGAAGTTCTCGCCGGGGATTCCAGGGCTTCTGCAGACCGAGGACTTCGCCCGTGGGGTGTTGTCTGGAGTCCAGACAACGGCTGACGGTGACGAGGCCGTCGAGGAGCAAGTGGCCGCACGGCTCGGGCGGCAGTACCTGCTGAGGCAGAAGCCGGAGCCCGAGGTTCGGATCGCCATGGACGAGTTCGCACTCCGCCGTCCCGCTGCCTGGGGCAAGACCTGGCACGACCAACTGCTCCATCTTGAGGCCGCCGCGCTGTGGCCCAACGTGACGCTCCAAGTACTGCCGTTCTCGGCGGGAGCGCACCACCATATGAACGGGTCGCTGACGCTGCTCTGGCAGAGGGACGGAAGTGCCGTTGCCTACAAGGAGGGCAACGGTTGCAGCCGGCTGATCGAGGATCCGGACGAAGTCCTGCGGCAGCGGCTGTCCTACGATCGGCTCCGCGACCTGGCGCTGTCCCCGTCAGACTCGCTCGCGTTCATCAGGGACGTACTGGAGGAGCACAGATCATGA